In Terriglobales bacterium, the sequence TGGCCGGCAGCATCTCCTCTGTATGCCAGAGCAGAACTGCTAGCAAGTCAGAGTGGCGATCCCAACGCGACTGCACACGCGAAAATCGGTAGGATTCGCAGTCAAGCCGAGAGTATGCCCTTCGCTCAAGTCTCCGAAATGTTGGCGACCGAATTGGAGAATCCGATTGTTCAAAACGATCCCAAGTTGCGCCTGTTTGGCCTCACTGCGAAAGGATACACAGATTTGGATGTGAACTTGGCCTCTTGCCGTGCGGCATGGGAACAAGCGCTTCAGACTGCCAGCGAGCTAGGAGATCGAAATTGGGAAGCGCGCGCATCAGGTGAACTCGGCATCGTGACCTTCCTCGAGGGCGACAGGACGAAAGCGGAAAGGTTAGTTGGAAGCGCACTCATGTCAGCGATCAAGAACGGCGATGTAGCCGCACAAGTCCGCTTTCTATCGATGATCGGAAACGGCTTGGCGGATATCAAGCGGTATGACGAGGCGTTGGAGTTTTTTTCACGAGCCCTTCGGCTCGCGGACACCACCAAAGATATTGGATTTCCATTCATGGCTTACGAAGGACAAGCCCAGTCCCTCACCGCACTTGGCAAACCAGACGCAGCACGACAGTTTCTGCTGAAGGCATTTGATGAAGCAAAGAGACTAGACAAGCGCGGACACCAAGCTCAAATTTTAATCCTGCTTGGAGAACTGGCGCTCTCCGAAAACAAGGTCTCAGAGGGCGAGAAATATTTGCAGGATGCTGGTGAGTTGAGCAGCACTAGCCAGTTTCGCCGGATGGAGAGCGAGGCAATGTACCAACTAGCGAGCGTTTCGCGTAATCAGGGAAAACTTAAAGAGACCGAGAATTACCTGAGCAGAAGCATTGACGCAAGCCGCGCGGTGGGGGATAGGTACTACCTCCCGCGAGACCTTTCGAGCCTGGCAGAGATCAAGGTTCTGGAAGGCAAAGCACAAGAGGCAGACGCGCTGTGGGAAGAAGCAACAGACGTTCTGGAAGGCATGTTGGTGAATGCTCCTAGTGCAAATGCGAGAAGCACCATGGTTGCCGCATCAAGCGATATCTATCTCCGCCACTTCGCACTTGCTGTGAAAACAAATGATGTTGCGAAGGCATTTCGGATTGTGGAGCGCGCCCGCGGGCGCGCAGTTGCGGATCTGTTATGGGGCCGTCCCACGCATAAACGAGAGGTCGCAATCGACACAGCCTCGGAACGGAAGATCAATACCCTGCAGATTCAATTGATTCGCGCGCAATCGCGAGCACAGCGAGAAAAGCTGCTTTCAGACTTGTTCGAGGCTGAAGAGTGGAGATCTGCGGCGGTCAGCGAAAGTGTGCGCCGGTACACGGTACGGGAACCCGTATCGATCCGAGCACTTCAGCGAATCCTCTCACCAAGCGAGTTGGTTCTCCAGTACGTACTGTCTGACCCGGATTCCTACTGCATTGCCATAAATCGCAGTGGTGCACATCTTGTCCGTCTTGGCTCTAGCCGTGGCCGCATTGAACTGCTGGCGCATGAATATCTGGACAAAGTGAGAGCGAAGCAAGGTTCCGAACAAGATGCTCGTCGGCTCTACTCGATCCTACTGGCTCCGATCACTAGTTTGCGAGGCGCAACGCGAATCGTCGTTGTCCCTGATGGCGTTCTGCACCTGCTGCCTTTCGATGCTTTACAAAGTGGCGATGGCAAGTATGTGTTGGATTCAGCAGTTATTTCTTATGCGCCATCGTCTACGGTTCTTCAGTTGTTGCGGTCACGCCAACGATCAAGACCGCCACTCCCATTTCTCGGTGTTGGCGACGTGGCTTACGATTCCGAATTGGGAAGAGAGACGAATGCTTCGTCCGAGACCCGTGGCGTATATGACCTTGCGGGTGCTCACTTCGGACTCCTCCCAGGCAGCAGAGGAGAGATTATCAATGCTGAAGAGATCTTTGGTCCCGGTAGCATTGTCTTGCTTGGGAGCGGCGCGACAGAGACAGCTTTCAAGCGAGAACCCTTATCCAGATTCCGAGTGGTGCACTTGGCTGTACATGGCATTGCCAGCGCGAAATATCCAGAACGAGCAGCTCTGGTCCTCGGTCGCGAGAAAAACTCGCAAGAGGACGGGCTGCTTCAAGCACGTGAAATCGCGGACCTCACTTTGAATGCTGATCTTGTTACTCTTTCCGCATGTGATACAGGTGTTGGCCAACTGCAAGGTGAAGAGGGCATTGCAAGTCTGCAGCGGGCTTTCCTAGTGGCGGGAGCAAAGGCGACCATTTCAACTCTGTGGACCGCGGATGACACGTTCTCCGCTGCTCTTATAAAGCAGTTCTACAAGAATTTAGCTTCTGGTATGGACGAAGGCTCGGCTCTCAGGCAAGCCAAGTTGGAGCTGAAGCAGAAATTTGGGCCGCAAGCTCCTCCATTTTATTGGGCTGGTTTCGTTTTGGACGGAGACTCCACATCGCGCATCTTGTCACAGCAATGATTGATTTGGATCTGACAGAACGTAAGCGCATCCTCGGCAAAGTCTCACACTTGGTCGAGACAAAGCACTTCAATCCGTCATTGAACGGAACCAATTGGAAGTCGCTGCTGGCGGAGCGGTCTGACCGGATTCTGTCAGCAATTGGAGCTGATCAATTCGAAAAAGAGATTCAATCCCTTCTCGGCGAATTGCACACAAGCCATACAGGCTTTTTTCACAAGAGCGGCCGAACAGTGCCGGCAAGACATGCCATAAACGCGACCTTCAAAGCATGTCAGGTCGATGGCATCGCTCATTGGGTGTTTCAAGATGTACATGAAGGCGGGACGGCCAGCCTCTTGGGAATCGAGCCAGGCGATGTGCTGGTCAAAATAAATGGGGAACCTATTGCGCCTCCAGTTCAGCCAGTCTTCAAGATGGCCACGCAGACTGAATTCACAATTCGAAAACGCGACGGGAAGGTCTTCTCTGCGCCGGCAATCACGCCGAAGCCGATCTCGGGCAAGCGCCCCATTGCTGAGCCGAAGGCGCTCTCCGTTTCGAGACTGAGCGATGATATCGGATATATCAAGATCAGAATCTTTCCGGGCGCAGTGGGAATCGATCTGGCAGCGGACATCGATCGAGCGGTGGTCGAAATCAGCGACTGCAACCGGCTCATCCTTGAGCTCCGCGGCAATACTGGCGGGGGCATCGGCGGCATGCGTATGATGAGCTATTTAACGCAACAGAAGATTCCCATTGGATACAGCTTGACTCGGCAACGAGCAGAGCGCGGATTCCAAAGAGAAGGGCTGACCCGTTTCTGTCGGATACCTCGTCGGAAAATCGCCCTTGCATGGCTAATCATTAGATATGCAAGCGCAATAGTCGATCAGTCCATTTGTCTCATGACTGAGGGTATGCCGCCTCAGAAATTTCACGGCCGGGTCGTCATTCTGGTCAACGAGCACAGCGCAAGCGCAGCCGAGATGCTCGCCGCCTTCGCACAGGAAAACCGGCTCGCGACAATCGTCGGGGCAAGGACAGCCGGCAGACTTTTAAGCGGCCGAGCATTCCATCTCGGGAACGGCTACGTGCTTGGTTTGCCAGTTGCGGCCTATTTCACTTGGAACGGAGCACTACTGGAAGGAACGGGTCTCAAGCCAGACGTGGAAATTGAAATGACTTGTGAAGCGCTTCAGACCGGATCAGACGTCCAACTGGATAGGGCGATCGAAGAAGTCAAACGGCTCTGAGTCTCCCTGGAGAAACACAATGCCAAACAAACGGTTCTTGAAGAGTTTTGTCCTTCTGGTTCTTGCTGGCCTCTGCGCGACCGGCTGCAATTCAAAGCCAAACGTTTCCGGAGTCTGGAAAGGTACAGTTCAGGCGAGCGAAAAAGGCGGGAAGAACAACTGGCAAGGTCCTGCCGAATTGACGTTGAACCAAAACGGCGAGGCGCTGTCTGGCACGCTGTCGTTTAATTATCCCCAGGCTGGGCGTATTCAAGTCCCGATCACCTCGGGCATCGTCTCAAAGGACGCGGTCACATTCTCCGGCCAACAGCAGCTCCCGCTAGGCGGCTCTGCCGAGCTTACTTTCCACGGCACAGTGAAAGGCGCGTCATTAAACGGAACAATGGATCTGACTTCAAGAGGACTGTTTGGCACCGTAACAAACACCGGCCCACTCACACTGTCAAAACAATAGCCCGGAAAACACTAGTTTCTAGCATTTACGTTTCTCCCATTTTGGCGCTGTTGTACGCCCTTCTCAGTGAAATTGCTGACTGGAAATCGCGCTAAATTGTTGTAAAATCAAGGGGATTTTCGTCATTACAAATTCTGCTTTCAGCACGCCCGGTATCCGCCTCGGCCATGAGTACCGCCTACCACGCAAAGTATTTTGCGTATGAACTGACAAAACGGTGCGCCTCGGACAGCATGGAAAAGCTTGCTGCTTCTCTTGCTGATGCCCAGGTTGACCTCAACCCTCATCAGGTTGAAGCTGCGCTATTCGCTTTTCGCTCGCCGCTGTCGAAAGGAGCGATCCTCGCTGACGAAGTCGGCCTCGGCAAAACCATTGAAGCCGGCATTCTGTTATCGCAGAGATGGGCAGAGCGGAAAAGAAAAATTCTGGTCATTGTCCCGGCGAGCCTGCGCAAACAGTGGCATCAGGAGCTGTCGGACAAATTCTTCCTTCCTTCTGTGATTTTGGAAACGAAGACCTTCAACGAACAGATTCGACAAGGAAACCTGAATCCGTTTGACCGCTCCGAAATTGTCATCTGTTCATACCAGTTTGCGCGCGCAAAAGAGCCGTACATCCGCCAGGTCGCATGGAACCTCGCGGTCATTGATGAGGCTCATCGGCTCCGGAATGTTTACAAGCCCTCAAACAAGATCGGGAATGCCATCAAGGCGGCTCTCGCGCCGCACGACAAATTGCTTCTTACGGCTACGCCGCTCCAGAATTCGCTTCTTGAACTTTTTGGCCTGGTCAGCATCGTTGATGAGCACATCTTCGGCGACATCAAGAGTTTTCGCAGTCAGTTCTCACGTTTGGATACCGAGTCTGATTTCCAGTCGCTCCGCGAGCGTCTGAAACCGATCTGTCAGCGGACGCTGCGCCGCCAGGTGCTCGAATACATACCCTTCACCAATCGCATCGCCTTGGTGGAAGAGTTCATCCCGAGCGATGCCGAGCAAAAGCTCTACAACGTGGTTTCCGACTATTTGCAACGACAACGCCTTTACGCTCTTCCGGCGAGTCAGCGTCAACTCATGACTCTCATCCTCAGGCGGCTCTTGGCTTCATCCACGTTTGCAATTGCGGGAACCCTGGAAGGATTGGCAAACAAGCTCGAAAAGGCGACCAAGGCCTACGCACCCGTCGTGGAGGCACCGGAAGAGGTTGCTCAGACCTTCGAGAGCTTCGAGGAAATGGAAGACGAATGGGAGGCGGACGAGGAAGAGAAGGAACAGGACAAGAAAGCTGAGGAGCGAAGATTCACGCCGGAAGAAATAGAACAAATGACAGCGGAGATTCAGTCACTCCGGCTGTTCACCGAGTTGGCAAATTCGATAGTCAAGAACTCGAAGGGAGAAAGGCTCCAGACGGCGCTGAAGCGAGGACTCGCTGAAGCCAAGAAGAAGGGCGGCGCTGAAAAGGCGATCATCTTCACCGAGTCCACACGGACTCAAGAATACGTCCGCTCCATTCTTGAATCCATCCCGCAGTACAAAGGCAAAGTCGTACTATTTAACGGCTCCAACAATGATCCGAAGTCGAAAGAGATTTATCAAAACTGGCTGAAAAAGCACGAGGGCACGGACCGAATCACAGGATCGAAAACCGCCGATATGCGGGCTGCCCTTGTCGATTACTTCCGTGACGAAGCGATCATCATGGTCGCAACCGAAGCAGCCGCCGAAGGTATCAACCTACAATTCTGTTCGTTGGTCATCAATTACGACCTGCCGTGGAATCCGCAGCGCATCGAACAGCGAATCGGTCGCTGTCACCGCTATGGGCAGAAGCACGACGTTGTCGTGGTGAATTTTCTCAACAAGAAGAACGCTGCCGATCAGCGCGTTTACCAACTCCTGGACGAAAAGTTCAAACTCTTCAGCGGCGTCTTTGGCGCGAGCGACGAAGTGTTGGGCAGCATCGAGTCGGGAATCGATTTCGAAAAGCGCATCGCTGACATTTACCAGAAATGCCGCACCGAAGAGCAAATTCAGTTCAACTTCGATCAGCTTCAACAGGAGTTGGAGCAGCAGATTGATGAGCGAATCAAGCAGACACGTCAAAAGCTGCTGGAAAACTTCGACGAAGAAGTCCACGAAAAGCTGCGGGTGAATCTGCGGGAGAGCAGCGAAGTCCTCAACAAATACGATAACTGGCTATGGCAACTAACGCGGTTCTATCTCCAGCCATACGCCAAATTCGAGGACGGCCAAAACGGATTCATGCTCATTAACAATCCGTTCCCCGATGCCCAGATTCATCCTGGACCGTATCGCAGCGGCAAGAACATCGAGGACGCGAACCTCTATCGCATGGGCCATCCGCTCGCCCAAAAGATTATCGAACAATGCAAAGCATCGACGCCTGATTCGCAGGCGCTGGTATTCGACTACCGCCATTCGGGTAAGAAGATTTCGATTATCGAGCCTCTAGTCGGCAAGAGCGGCTTCGTGCGCGTAGTCTGCCAGAGTGTGACAGCTCTCGAAACCGAAGACTTCGTTCTTCTGAGTGGGATTTGCGATGACGGCACCCCGGTCGATGCGGAACAATGCCGGCGGTTCTTTTCGCTCGATGCTTCACAGGGCTCCGCAGCTTGCAGCTATGTTCCCGAAACGCTTGAGTCTCAGTTGGACGAGGGATTGCAGCGGCAGCAGAAAGAGGTCCTGGCAAAGTTCACAGCGCGCAATGCGAAGTTTTTCGAGACGGAACTAGACAAGCTCGAACGCTGGGCAGACGACATGGTGATGTCTGTCGAAAAGGAGCTTGCCGATACAAAAGGGCAGATCAAAGCTGCCAACAGGCAGGCGCAAATGGCCACCACTCTGCAGGAACAGCACTCGTGGCAAGAAAGAATTCGGGAACTCGAAAAGCAAATGCGTCGGCAGCGTCAACGGATTTTCGACGTTGAAGACGAGATC encodes:
- a CDS encoding CHAT domain-containing protein — protein: MRARLNNDELLRFADSYLREAFPNPDRTGCPADGQLRDLAAKPSATKAVLTEHISCCSPCYQRYAELLQAQKAVASARQLRASSWRIWRTRFVWASATVLALLAIVAILIFTRPTSKPISYSAFTLNLQDLSPSRGGGPESGIRESQVPQAPLDASIQLPVGSEEGAYQVSLRSGPNVLWSKVVHARLRNNVLTLQTQIDLRPFSLGKYEITVESANGLRFVQPIQLIRSNQPVSHSGWRDRLMASVASRLISIRLPRASRKQSVSPGFANQDTGQLLTEADRLAWLGNWPAASPLYARAELLASQSGDPNATAHAKIGRIRSQAESMPFAQVSEMLATELENPIVQNDPKLRLFGLTAKGYTDLDVNLASCRAAWEQALQTASELGDRNWEARASGELGIVTFLEGDRTKAERLVGSALMSAIKNGDVAAQVRFLSMIGNGLADIKRYDEALEFFSRALRLADTTKDIGFPFMAYEGQAQSLTALGKPDAARQFLLKAFDEAKRLDKRGHQAQILILLGELALSENKVSEGEKYLQDAGELSSTSQFRRMESEAMYQLASVSRNQGKLKETENYLSRSIDASRAVGDRYYLPRDLSSLAEIKVLEGKAQEADALWEEATDVLEGMLVNAPSANARSTMVAASSDIYLRHFALAVKTNDVAKAFRIVERARGRAVADLLWGRPTHKREVAIDTASERKINTLQIQLIRAQSRAQREKLLSDLFEAEEWRSAAVSESVRRYTVREPVSIRALQRILSPSELVLQYVLSDPDSYCIAINRSGAHLVRLGSSRGRIELLAHEYLDKVRAKQGSEQDARRLYSILLAPITSLRGATRIVVVPDGVLHLLPFDALQSGDGKYVLDSAVISYAPSSTVLQLLRSRQRSRPPLPFLGVGDVAYDSELGRETNASSETRGVYDLAGAHFGLLPGSRGEIINAEEIFGPGSIVLLGSGATETAFKREPLSRFRVVHLAVHGIASAKYPERAALVLGREKNSQEDGLLQAREIADLTLNADLVTLSACDTGVGQLQGEEGIASLQRAFLVAGAKATISTLWTADDTFSAALIKQFYKNLASGMDEGSALRQAKLELKQKFGPQAPPFYWAGFVLDGDSTSRILSQQ
- a CDS encoding S41 family peptidase, yielding MIDLDLTERKRILGKVSHLVETKHFNPSLNGTNWKSLLAERSDRILSAIGADQFEKEIQSLLGELHTSHTGFFHKSGRTVPARHAINATFKACQVDGIAHWVFQDVHEGGTASLLGIEPGDVLVKINGEPIAPPVQPVFKMATQTEFTIRKRDGKVFSAPAITPKPISGKRPIAEPKALSVSRLSDDIGYIKIRIFPGAVGIDLAADIDRAVVEISDCNRLILELRGNTGGGIGGMRMMSYLTQQKIPIGYSLTRQRAERGFQREGLTRFCRIPRRKIALAWLIIRYASAIVDQSICLMTEGMPPQKFHGRVVILVNEHSASAAEMLAAFAQENRLATIVGARTAGRLLSGRAFHLGNGYVLGLPVAAYFTWNGALLEGTGLKPDVEIEMTCEALQTGSDVQLDRAIEEVKRL
- a CDS encoding SNF2-related protein, whose amino-acid sequence is MSTAYHAKYFAYELTKRCASDSMEKLAASLADAQVDLNPHQVEAALFAFRSPLSKGAILADEVGLGKTIEAGILLSQRWAERKRKILVIVPASLRKQWHQELSDKFFLPSVILETKTFNEQIRQGNLNPFDRSEIVICSYQFARAKEPYIRQVAWNLAVIDEAHRLRNVYKPSNKIGNAIKAALAPHDKLLLTATPLQNSLLELFGLVSIVDEHIFGDIKSFRSQFSRLDTESDFQSLRERLKPICQRTLRRQVLEYIPFTNRIALVEEFIPSDAEQKLYNVVSDYLQRQRLYALPASQRQLMTLILRRLLASSTFAIAGTLEGLANKLEKATKAYAPVVEAPEEVAQTFESFEEMEDEWEADEEEKEQDKKAEERRFTPEEIEQMTAEIQSLRLFTELANSIVKNSKGERLQTALKRGLAEAKKKGGAEKAIIFTESTRTQEYVRSILESIPQYKGKVVLFNGSNNDPKSKEIYQNWLKKHEGTDRITGSKTADMRAALVDYFRDEAIIMVATEAAAEGINLQFCSLVINYDLPWNPQRIEQRIGRCHRYGQKHDVVVVNFLNKKNAADQRVYQLLDEKFKLFSGVFGASDEVLGSIESGIDFEKRIADIYQKCRTEEQIQFNFDQLQQELEQQIDERIKQTRQKLLENFDEEVHEKLRVNLRESSEVLNKYDNWLWQLTRFYLQPYAKFEDGQNGFMLINNPFPDAQIHPGPYRSGKNIEDANLYRMGHPLAQKIIEQCKASTPDSQALVFDYRHSGKKISIIEPLVGKSGFVRVVCQSVTALETEDFVLLSGICDDGTPVDAEQCRRFFSLDASQGSAACSYVPETLESQLDEGLQRQQKEVLAKFTARNAKFFETELDKLERWADDMVMSVEKELADTKGQIKAANRQAQMATTLQEQHSWQERIRELEKQMRRQRQRIFDVEDEITARRDGLIAGLEKRLSQRTTVEPLFTVRFVVA